One window of the Eschrichtius robustus isolate mEscRob2 chromosome X, mEscRob2.pri, whole genome shotgun sequence genome contains the following:
- the MTCP1 gene encoding protein p13 MTCP-1 — MAGEDVGAPPDHLWVHQEGIYRDEHQRTWVAVLEEETSFLRARVQQVQVPLGDAARPSHLLTSQLPLMWQLYPEERYMDNNSRLWQIQHHLMVRGVQELLLKLLPDD; from the exons atggcaggagaggatgtggggGCTCCACCCGATCACCTCTGGGTTCACCAAGAGGGTATCTACCGCGACGAACACCAGCGCACGTGGGTGGCCGTCCTGGAAGAG GAGACGAGTTTCCTAAGGGCACGAGTTCAGCAAGTTCAGGTTCCTTTAGGTGACGCAGCCAGGCCAAGTCACCTTCTCACCTCCCAGCTACCTCTCATGTGGCAACTCTACCCCGAGGAGCGCTACATGGATAACAACTCTCGCTTGTGGCAGATCCAGCATCATTTAATG gTCAGGGGAGTACAGGAGCTGTTGCTTAAGCTTTTGCCTGATGATTAA
- the CMC4 gene encoding cx9C motif-containing protein 4 — MPQKDPCQKQACEIQKCLQANNYMESKCQAVIQELRKCCARYPKGRSLVCSGFEKEEEEKLTLKPT; from the exons ATGCCGCAGAAGGATCCGTGCCAGAAACAAGCCTGTGAAATACAGAAATGTTTACAAG CCAACAACTACATGGAATCTAAGTGTCAGGCTGTCATCCAAGAACTGCGTAAGTGTTGTGCTCGATATCCCAAGGGAAGATCTCTCGTCTGTTCAGGatttgagaaagaagaggaagaaaagctgACGCTGAAGCCCACATGA